A window from bacterium encodes these proteins:
- a CDS encoding alpha/beta hydrolase, which produces MNGSEICFRTDDGLRLVASAWGDPDAPAVLFQHGGGQTRHSWKGSAEALADQGWYALSLDLRGHGDSDWDPATDYTLRRYGQDSVCVARALGRPPVVVGASLGGISALLGTHGAESAPFAALVLVDVTPRMDLDGAAKIMGFMSERVHEGFENLEEAADAIATYLPHRPRPNSTEGLAKNLRQREDGRWFWHWDPAFMTGRNRPGLALRQEDLLDAARALAIPAMLVRGRMSELVGEEHAREFLELVPHARFEDVSDAGHMVAGDRNDAFTEAVAGFLGDLDRT; this is translated from the coding sequence ATGAACGGGAGCGAGATCTGCTTTCGCACGGATGACGGCCTGCGCCTCGTCGCTTCCGCGTGGGGAGATCCGGACGCTCCGGCCGTGCTCTTCCAACATGGTGGCGGCCAGACCCGCCACTCCTGGAAGGGAAGCGCAGAAGCGTTGGCCGACCAGGGTTGGTACGCGCTCAGCCTCGACCTGCGCGGACACGGCGATAGCGATTGGGATCCGGCCACCGACTACACACTCAGACGCTACGGCCAGGATTCCGTTTGCGTGGCCCGAGCACTCGGACGTCCGCCGGTGGTGGTCGGCGCATCCCTGGGCGGAATCTCAGCGCTGCTCGGCACCCACGGCGCCGAGAGCGCGCCCTTTGCTGCCCTTGTGCTGGTCGACGTCACCCCGCGCATGGATCTGGATGGTGCCGCGAAGATCATGGGCTTCATGTCCGAGCGGGTTCACGAGGGTTTCGAAAACCTCGAGGAAGCCGCCGACGCCATCGCGACCTACCTGCCCCACCGGCCTCGCCCGAATTCCACGGAAGGCCTGGCCAAGAACCTGCGCCAACGCGAGGACGGTCGCTGGTTCTGGCATTGGGATCCGGCCTTCATGACCGGCCGCAATCGCCCCGGCCTGGCGCTGCGTCAGGAAGACCTCCTCGACGCTGCGCGCGCACTCGCCATCCCTGCGATGTTGGTTCGCGGCCGGATGAGCGAACTCGTAGGCGAGGAGCATGCACGCGAATTCCTGGAACTCGTACCCCATGCGCGATTCGAGGATGTCTCAGATGCCGGTCATATGGTTGCCGGCGACAGGAACGACGCGTTCACGGAAGCCGTAGCCGGCTTCCTCGGAGACCTGGACCGCACGTGA